TGGATTCTATGATTCCGGCGGTCAGTATATGCATATCTACGATCCTGCAGGAAGCAGTTACTGGGAAAGCGTGTGGGGAGTTACGAAGTATGGAGTTTCAAAGGATAGTTCCATCTTCATCTCCTAACCATTTTATTAATGAATGAATTATTTACTCATTATTGCGGTGATATTCAATGAATTTAACAAAAAAAACCATCATATCAGGAATGATAATTTATATATTCATATTATCAGCCGGATGTTTGGAAGAAAATAATGGTACAGGACCTTTAAATGAAAGTTCATATTACGAAAAGGTTGAATATGATTGTCCTGAATATTATGAGCCGGCACTGTACAGTGACGGATGCCAGTCTATTTTGAAAAATGCTTCATGGAAACCCGCTCTGATTTTTGATTCGGAAACTTCCGATGATGAAATTCAGGAGATTATGATCAGGTATTTCGGCAATTATGATGATGAATGGACAATCCTTGACGGCTCATCAGAATTCCCTTATTATCTGGATTCTCCCAGGGCACAGTATAACTACTATACTTCACTCATCAAAGAAAACTGGGGTTTGCATCTGAACTGTCATTATGGCTGTTATGACGAGGGAATAATTGAATTTGAAAAAGAAAGAGATAACAATGTAATTCTTGGCCTTGATAATTGTCCTATCAGTCATAAAAACTGTTTTGAAGAGATGAAAAAAGCTGGAATTCCGGTGAAAAGAACAAAAACCGCTTATACAAAAAAGTACACTCCTGATAATTCAAATGAAGAAATGATCAGACTATTGGAAGAAATAAACGAGGATGAAGATGTTCTCTTTGTTCATAAGGCATACCTTGCCGGCAGTATGGTGTAAACCTCCAAATTTCTTTGAACTTACTGTTGAAAGACAGGGGGATTGAATTTCTATTTAATTTTCTATGTTTCCTCACAAGGCAGACGACAAATTGACTGGTCTCCTTTTAACTTTCTTCCAGTCATCTCTGTTGCTTATGCTCTTCAATAAATTCACATTCCCGGAATTTCGGCGGGTAAAAAATCAGTCCCGAAACCCTCAGGGGATCATATGCCCTGACTTTTCCATCTTTCCGTTCAAATATAATGAGGTACGAATAATACCTCAGCCTCTTCATCTCCGGGTCGTCTGCAAGGCCTTTGATATCCTCCTCTCCGACACCGTCCGTTTTTTTGTATGTTGATTCCTCATACACGCCTTTGGTTATGGAGTACCGGCTGACAGTGTACTCCTTCCCATTATCCGATATGAGTATCCAGTGCAGGGGATTGAATGTGGGAATTGCCTCATGACCCCTGAACCTGCCGGCGACAAAGCTCTTTTTTATGAGAGCAAAGGCGATGACTGTGAAGAAGATTATCCCCCATGTATAAATCCCGCCGGTATCTGCAAATTCTGTAATAAGTCCCGTAATGAGCAGAACCAGAAATACAACGCTTATAATCGTTAGGAAGATGCTTGGGCCGGGGAATATGCCGAGGGTGTATTTCTTATCCGAAAACGGGTAGAGCAGCGGTATCCCGGGACAGGCAAGGTAATCGAGCGTCACATGCAGGAGTGCTCCGCCGAGAATCATCCCAAAGCCGAATATCCGGAATCCGGGTTCTGCCGGAAGCGATAATATCCCGGCGAGCTGCAGGAGGCAGATTGTAATAAATCCGGTGACCGACAGAATTATCGACCCTGCAATGCTGTGGGTGATCCCGCCGTGGGAGAAGATGTACAGGCGGGAGTCGGTATAGGAGAAGCGCTGCATAAGGATATCCATATCAGGAAGAACCGTCCCGATAACGCCAAAACACACCAGATAAATGTCCATATGCCCTCCGAGGAGGATCATGGAGAAGGCATGAGTGAGGAAATCCATGGATGCATTTTGGCGGGTGGGGTGATTAAAGGTGTGTCTTTTTATTTAATCGATTAAATCTTCGTCATCCAGAATTGATTCTTCCATCCATCCCACTGCCATCTTGGCTAATTCATTATAAAACTGGTTTGTAACCGATCCTTCAGAGAAATTATTTACACAGTCTTCAGCTCCATTTTTTAATTCAATATCAATAGGATAAGGTTCGCCTACAGATCCAAATCTGGGACTAAATTTTGCAATTGCAAAGAGTTTTCTTTTAACATTATCTAATAGAGCCTCATTAATTTTTAATGATGATTCAAGAATTATATGAATAATATCTGGATATTCTATAAGGAATTTTGGAGAAGCTTCTTTTAGTAAATCACAGCAGAATAGAATTTCATCTTGATTTTTATAATCTGGCCAATTTTTTAGGACTTGAAGAGCGTCTTCAGAATAATTGTTCGATAAGATTTCAAATAATTGCACATAATTATATTTGTTACCTTTTGCATTGTATGCCTCATATAGGAATTTTTTTAATAAATTTTTATACTCCGAATGTTTGTAGAAATTCTCTATGCAATGAAAATTTTCAGGAAATGGAATTGGTTCGTATCTATTCCATGAATTATCATTAATTTCCTGAGCATGCATTATTCTCTCTAAAAAGAAAGAAAGCATTGCTTCTGGATTTTTTTCACTTGCATAATTTAAAAAATTACAAATGTAATATCCCCTTGAATTATAATTTCTTGTCAATAATGGTAATATTACTAATTTCTTTAAAATTTTCGTTATTTCGGGTTTAGTAAAAGTAATACTTTTTTTTGATTTTGGTGGAGTAAAAAGTTCTAAGAAAGCATCTGCATAAGAGATGTTATCTTCAATCTCTAAATTTAATGCAATTGTTTTTATCATCCTATTCTTCGATTCAGGGAATTTAGAAAGTGATGAGATTGCATATTCTTTAATTAAACCATCAGATGAATTTAGCATTTTTTCAATAATGGATAGTTCTCCCTTTTTAATCCCTCCTTGTAACCATCCATTTGAATATCCAAAGGCAATTGATCTGCAAATTAATAATCGATTGGATTGAATTCCTTTTTTTATGAATTGACCTGCAAGTTTAGTGTCAGATTGGATTATCCCGGATAAGATTGTTCCATAATATTTATCAAGGGCTGATGAGTTATCTGATATTATTTTTTGACACATCATCCCTGACTTTTTTGGATATAATTTCCCTAAAAGATAAAAAAAACGTCCCGGTTGATGATAAATTTGTTCATTTTCTAAGTTGTAAATTAATCTATTTAGAGTGGAATAGATCTTATCATAGGATTGATTCTTTGAGATAAAATCATGAATTGTTTTTTCGATTTTAGTATCGGTGTCTTTAATTCTTTTTTCATAATCAAATCTGTAATCATCATCAAATGAAAAAAGAAGAGCTTTCATCAAGCGAATATCAAAATTGTCTCTTATTTTTTTAATTATTTTTCTGGCATGTCTTTGATTGTCCTCATCTTTGCAATCTCTTGCATAAGTTTTTAATTCCTGTCGAATTTTAATTTTAACAATAGGATCTTTTGTTCCATTAACTATTTTTTCAAATAAGTCTAAAATTTCCTTTTCTTCTGGAATCCATTGAGATAATTCTTCTTGTGAAATTTTTCTTCCGTGGATTGGTCTGGGAGGGCGCAACATTTCTGCAAGGCTCTGTATTGCTCTTAAACTTATTTTTGTGGATTTTTGTGTAGAAGCTAAAGATATTATATCTAAAGCCCTTTTTCTGATTAATTTGGTTTTTTGATAGCTTATCATAAATGATGTAATTTCAATTGTATTTCCCTTCAGCCAGTGGTCATCTCCATCTTTTTTCAGGATTGGATCAATTACGTCAAGTGGAGAATGAAGAGTGTAATATTTCGAGGGGTCTTTAATCCATTTTTCCACGGAATCTAAAATTATTTCCTGAACTTCTTTGGGTTTAGAATACCCATATTCTGCAATGTCCTGAAGAATCCTTATCGGATGATTGAGATCGGAGTGTAAAATTCCCTCTTTATTTTTCCCAAGTTCCCATAGGAGATCACAACATTTGGGGAGATATTTTAGATTATACGAAATGTTTTGAAGAATTTTTGGGATTTTATCTTTTACATCTTCATGAGTATATTCTTTCAATCCGGAATAATTTACATTGTCTGTTGAAGGATTATTTAACGTAAATTCTACAAGTTCAAGCGATTTCCTAGGTTGAATGTTAGCAATTTTTTCAATAGATATTAAAATATGATGACGAAATAAATTTGGTCCAAGCTCAAAATCTTGGAATATTTTTGTCCAAATATTATTCATTAAATCAATAGAATTGCCACAAGCCTGTATACGCCAGTCTAATTCAGCAAAATTGGTAATTATCTCTTTAAAAGAAAGATTATAGAAAGTATCTATCACTTTGTCCGAATATCCAGTGATGTATCCGTTTTTAGTTACACAAGCCTCTTTTAATAGATAATCCGAGAAAGTATCTGGAGTTATTCTTAATCCACCATATCTTCTTTTTAATAATACTCCAGCCGATTCTAATTCTGAGATTATTGAGATTACTTGCTCCAGTTCAATTTTTGTGAACTCTGATATTTTTTCAGATAGTTCGCTTTGTCTTACATCTAATTTAATTAGATCAATGGGCTGGATAGCAGATAACAAACTGAGAATTTTCTTTATATCTGTTTTATCAAATATTCTACTGATATCACCGATCTGAATGTCTTGAAATCTACTAAAAACGATGTTTTTAAAGTTTTCATTATTTGATAATAGTGCAGGATCTATTGAATTTTCATTTATTAGCTTAGCTTCTATTACAAGAACCAGTGGTGAGTCTTTTGCTACAGATACAAGAGGGTTGGTAAAATATTTGTGGTTATTATCCAGTATTGAATCTGCAAGAGCTATTAGATCTTTACGCTTTAAATTAGTAATTTCAGGTAAAATTTCAATATCACTTGGATCAAATCCGCTTTGGAAAATTAGATTTTTTATATATTCTAATCCATAATTTCTAGTTGAAAAAATCAATTGTATAGATTCTGGTTTTTCAATTGCAATTTTTAAAAGTTCAAATAAACTATTTTGGCGATGTACATCGTCAATAATAATTAGATTTTTCTTCTTCAAAGGAAGTTGCTTAAACGAATCTTTTGAAAATTGTGCATTATCACGTAAAAACCATATTTTACATCCTTCTTCTTCTGATAATTGTTTATAAAATTCATAAAGCAGTTTAGTTTTTCCAATTCCTCCTCTTCCGAATAATATTAATACATTTTTTTCAGATTCTACGAAACTAAAAAGTTCTTCGATTATTTTTATTCTTCCAAAAAAAGTTTGACAGTAATTGAATAAATGGTTCTTTTCTAAAAAGGGTTTAAAAAAAGACTCTCCTGTTAAAAACTGAGGATTTTTTATCCCTATCTCTCCATTTTCGGATTCAAAATTATATAATGCTGTAGTTATTTCATAACATAATTCATCAGGAGTTTTAAATTTGACTCTTGTTCTTTCAAAATCGAGTTTTTTCTTAAATTTTTCAAGTTTATTTTTTTTATTCACATCTTCTTTATCAGCTATCCATGTGCCATTATCGTCGGTTTTTATGAAAACTAATACCGGAATTTCAAGTTTTTTTGCTTCATTGTACTCTAGTTCTGTAATTGAGATATTTTCTTTTGGATCTTCTGAACCATATTTAGAACCAAGAATTAGAATTACCAAATCACTCTTCTGTAAATAAGATAAACAGACTTCTGGAGATGGGTTAGGATTTGAAGGTATTTTCTCATTTATTGCAATTGCTTCTGTGGAATCAAGTCTATCAATAGTCTCAATTACCTTCTTTCTTTCATTTATTAAGTCTTCATATGTTGAACTGATAAATATGGATTTCATAAACTGCCTTTATTAGTTCAATTATTTCCAATGGGATAAGTATTATCCGTTTAAATCAAACAAAAACAACTTCATCCGAGACTTCACTGTTCTTAAAAATTGCCT
The sequence above is a segment of the Methanoplanus limicola DSM 2279 genome. Coding sequences within it:
- a CDS encoding metal-dependent hydrolase, giving the protein MDFLTHAFSMILLGGHMDIYLVCFGVIGTVLPDMDILMQRFSYTDSRLYIFSHGGITHSIAGSIILSVTGFITICLLQLAGILSLPAEPGFRIFGFGMILGGALLHVTLDYLACPGIPLLYPFSDKKYTLGIFPGPSIFLTIISVVFLVLLITGLITEFADTGGIYTWGIIFFTVIAFALIKKSFVAGRFRGHEAIPTFNPLHWILISDNGKEYTVSRYSITKGVYEESTYKKTDGVGEEDIKGLADDPEMKRLRYYSYLIIFERKDGKVRAYDPLRVSGLIFYPPKFRECEFIEEHKQQR
- a CDS encoding DUF4062 domain-containing protein; this encodes MKSIFISSTYEDLINERKKVIETIDRLDSTEAIAINEKIPSNPNPSPEVCLSYLQKSDLVILILGSKYGSEDPKENISITELEYNEAKKLEIPVLVFIKTDDNGTWIADKEDVNKKNKLEKFKKKLDFERTRVKFKTPDELCYEITTALYNFESENGEIGIKNPQFLTGESFFKPFLEKNHLFNYCQTFFGRIKIIEELFSFVESEKNVLILFGRGGIGKTKLLYEFYKQLSEEEGCKIWFLRDNAQFSKDSFKQLPLKKKNLIIIDDVHRQNSLFELLKIAIEKPESIQLIFSTRNYGLEYIKNLIFQSGFDPSDIEILPEITNLKRKDLIALADSILDNNHKYFTNPLVSVAKDSPLVLVIEAKLINENSIDPALLSNNENFKNIVFSRFQDIQIGDISRIFDKTDIKKILSLLSAIQPIDLIKLDVRQSELSEKISEFTKIELEQVISIISELESAGVLLKRRYGGLRITPDTFSDYLLKEACVTKNGYITGYSDKVIDTFYNLSFKEIITNFAELDWRIQACGNSIDLMNNIWTKIFQDFELGPNLFRHHILISIEKIANIQPRKSLELVEFTLNNPSTDNVNYSGLKEYTHEDVKDKIPKILQNISYNLKYLPKCCDLLWELGKNKEGILHSDLNHPIRILQDIAEYGYSKPKEVQEIILDSVEKWIKDPSKYYTLHSPLDVIDPILKKDGDDHWLKGNTIEITSFMISYQKTKLIRKRALDIISLASTQKSTKISLRAIQSLAEMLRPPRPIHGRKISQEELSQWIPEEKEILDLFEKIVNGTKDPIVKIKIRQELKTYARDCKDEDNQRHARKIIKKIRDNFDIRLMKALLFSFDDDYRFDYEKRIKDTDTKIEKTIHDFISKNQSYDKIYSTLNRLIYNLENEQIYHQPGRFFYLLGKLYPKKSGMMCQKIISDNSSALDKYYGTILSGIIQSDTKLAGQFIKKGIQSNRLLICRSIAFGYSNGWLQGGIKKGELSIIEKMLNSSDGLIKEYAISSLSKFPESKNRMIKTIALNLEIEDNISYADAFLELFTPPKSKKSITFTKPEITKILKKLVILPLLTRNYNSRGYYICNFLNYASEKNPEAMLSFFLERIMHAQEINDNSWNRYEPIPFPENFHCIENFYKHSEYKNLLKKFLYEAYNAKGNKYNYVQLFEILSNNYSEDALQVLKNWPDYKNQDEILFCCDLLKEASPKFLIEYPDIIHIILESSLKINEALLDNVKRKLFAIAKFSPRFGSVGEPYPIDIELKNGAEDCVNNFSEGSVTNQFYNELAKMAVGWMEESILDDEDLID